In Pseudoxanthomonas indica, the following are encoded in one genomic region:
- a CDS encoding PH domain-containing protein codes for MSDIDSTAREHRLHPWSWLFVLIQQLKQFIFPLIVLVFFGARSGRDEWWQSMGPLIAMVVLVLIAIARYFTYRYRIGQDGLTIRSGWLERSVREIPFARIHNVGIKQTLLHRLFGVAEVRLESAGGQKPEAEMRVLSLAAAADLEDVIRHRGRRDATQQTDDDANVPPPLARPADTTLLALPLGEVLRLGLISNRGMIIVAAAFGAIWQVFPERQLTNTMIAGGRQAFGYATHAHWSWLQTGLAGLALVVLFLLATRLLSIGQTLLQYYGFRLSQSGERITVERGLLARLRTSVVRRRIQSWTLHEGVVHRLLRRRSLRVDTAVASRGDGGEERSLKVLAPVARPEAVDALVHQLLPDVWPPQHWQGWSGQVWWRLWWPRVLWTLALALLARHWLGAWGWLVLLWLPFSAYALRQQVRHAGHAVGAQIISVRGGWWSRWWRFAEIDKLQALRLTRSPIDRWCGTATLWLDTAGDSGFKPPLRLRFLPQDQAHALYAELGRALAHRRLHW; via the coding sequence ATGAGCGACATCGACAGCACCGCCCGCGAACATCGGCTGCATCCGTGGTCGTGGCTGTTCGTGCTGATCCAGCAGCTCAAGCAGTTCATCTTCCCGTTGATCGTGCTGGTGTTCTTCGGCGCGCGCAGCGGCCGCGATGAGTGGTGGCAGTCGATGGGCCCGCTGATCGCCATGGTGGTGCTGGTGCTCATCGCGATTGCCCGCTACTTCACCTACCGCTACCGGATTGGCCAGGACGGTTTAACGATTCGCAGCGGCTGGCTGGAACGCAGCGTGCGCGAGATTCCGTTCGCGCGCATCCACAATGTCGGCATCAAACAGACCCTGTTGCACCGGCTGTTCGGCGTAGCCGAAGTGCGGCTGGAATCAGCCGGCGGGCAGAAGCCGGAAGCCGAGATGCGCGTGCTCAGCCTGGCCGCGGCGGCGGATCTGGAAGACGTGATCCGTCATCGCGGCCGTCGCGATGCCACCCAGCAGACCGATGACGACGCCAACGTTCCGCCGCCGCTTGCCAGGCCCGCAGACACCACCCTGCTGGCCTTGCCGCTGGGTGAAGTGCTGCGCCTGGGGCTGATCTCCAATCGCGGCATGATCATCGTCGCGGCGGCATTTGGCGCCATCTGGCAGGTGTTTCCCGAGCGCCAGCTGACCAACACCATGATCGCCGGCGGACGACAGGCCTTTGGCTATGCCACCCATGCGCATTGGAGCTGGCTGCAGACGGGCCTGGCCGGGCTCGCTCTGGTTGTGCTGTTCCTGCTGGCCACGCGCTTGCTGTCGATTGGCCAGACACTGTTGCAGTACTACGGATTTCGCCTGAGCCAGTCGGGCGAACGCATCACGGTGGAACGAGGCTTGCTGGCGCGCTTGCGCACCAGTGTCGTGCGTCGGCGCATCCAGTCATGGACGCTGCACGAAGGCGTCGTCCATCGCTTGCTGCGGCGACGCAGCCTGCGCGTGGATACGGCGGTGGCCAGTCGAGGGGATGGCGGTGAGGAGCGCAGCCTGAAAGTGCTGGCCCCGGTAGCGAGGCCGGAGGCCGTGGACGCGTTGGTGCACCAGCTGTTGCCCGACGTCTGGCCACCGCAACACTGGCAGGGCTGGTCCGGCCAGGTGTGGTGGCGCCTGTGGTGGCCGCGCGTGCTGTGGACTCTGGCTTTGGCACTGCTGGCCCGGCACTGGCTGGGCGCGTGGGGCTGGCTGGTCCTGCTGTGGCTACCGTTCTCGGCCTATGCGTTGCGCCAGCAGGTGCGGCATGCCGGCCACGCCGTCGGCGCGCAGATCATCAGTGTGCGTGGCGGCTGGTGGTCGCGCTGGTGGCGGTTTGCCGAGATCGACAAGCTGCAGGCCCTGCGCCTGACCCGATCACCCATCGATCGCTGGTGTGGTACCGCCACCTTGTGGCTGGACACGGCGGGCGACAGCGGCTTCAAGCCGCCGCTGCGGCTGCGCTTCCTGCCGCAGGATCAGGCGCACGCCCTGTATGCGGAACTGGGTCGCGCCCTCGCCCATCGGCGCCTGCACTGGTAG
- a CDS encoding CDP-glycerol glycerophosphotransferase family protein, whose product MAEYLLFATERYALPILQPLADALQAGGHGVHAWFVDGASSAHLPNARMIHTASEAVALRPRAVFSAANWVPGFVSGAKVQLFHGFNVEKREDNRGHFRVRGMFDLYCTQGPATTAPFQSLAAHAHHFKVVETGWPKLDPLFAATDARADALRAAAGRRPVVMFASTFTERLSAAPHLHAAIAEEIARGDRYWLLTLHPKCAPELVARYRTLAGPNAGFVETEDLVSAERAADVLVADTTSVVSEFVVQRKPVVTFRNRAPKPHMIDFQQAEQLPAMLARAFDPEPTLLAALDHYADAIHPYRDGRSSERVIRATDRLIAGDLGPLARKPFGGWIRALQIRKDLGYWGPAGRA is encoded by the coding sequence ATGGCGGAGTACCTGTTGTTTGCAACTGAACGCTATGCGCTGCCCATCTTGCAACCGCTGGCCGATGCGCTGCAAGCCGGTGGTCATGGCGTGCACGCCTGGTTTGTCGATGGCGCCAGCTCGGCGCACCTGCCCAACGCGCGGATGATCCATACCGCCAGCGAAGCGGTGGCGCTGCGTCCGCGCGCCGTTTTCAGCGCCGCCAACTGGGTGCCCGGCTTCGTATCCGGAGCCAAGGTGCAATTGTTCCATGGCTTCAACGTCGAAAAGCGCGAGGACAATCGCGGCCACTTCCGCGTGCGCGGCATGTTTGACCTGTATTGCACGCAGGGGCCGGCCACCACGGCGCCGTTCCAGTCGCTGGCCGCCCATGCCCACCATTTCAAGGTGGTGGAGACCGGCTGGCCCAAGCTCGATCCGTTGTTCGCCGCGACCGATGCGCGCGCCGATGCACTGCGCGCCGCCGCCGGTCGCCGACCGGTGGTGATGTTCGCCTCCACCTTCACCGAACGGCTGAGTGCGGCGCCGCATCTGCATGCGGCCATCGCCGAAGAGATTGCGCGCGGTGATCGCTATTGGCTGCTGACCCTGCATCCCAAGTGCGCGCCGGAACTGGTGGCGCGCTATCGCACGCTCGCCGGGCCGAATGCCGGCTTCGTCGAGACCGAAGACCTGGTCAGCGCCGAGCGCGCCGCCGATGTGCTGGTCGCCGACACCACGTCGGTGGTCAGCGAGTTCGTGGTGCAACGCAAGCCGGTGGTGACGTTTCGCAACCGCGCGCCCAAGCCGCACATGATCGACTTCCAGCAAGCGGAGCAGTTGCCCGCCATGCTGGCGCGGGCCTTTGATCCCGAACCCACGCTGCTGGCGGCGCTGGACCATTACGCCGATGCCATCCATCCCTATCGCGATGGGCGTTCCTCGGAGCGGGTCATCCGCGCCACCGATCGTCTGATTGCCGGCGACCTGGGCCCGCTGGCTCGCAAGCCCTTCGGTGGCTGGATTCGCGCGCTGCAGATTCGCAAGGATCTCGGCTACTGGGGTCCGGCAGGGCGTGCCTAG
- a CDS encoding glycosyltransferase family 2 protein, with protein sequence MNASSPTRVPVSACIITFNEADRIGDCLASLAFCDELVVVDSHSTDATVAIAEAAGARVLQRPFDGFRSQKQFAVEQARHDWVLCLDADERVDATLRASIEQARDGGFAQAAGYRFARLSDYFGRFLRHGNAYPDRVLRLFDRRRGGWRGKREVHEAASVDGAVVTLAGDLIHYPYRSLEQQLLKTQRYARMMAEHDFARGKRATLGKLILAPAWRFWRGYLLRGGFRDGWHGLVYAYVRANYVRQKTIMLWLLQNGQPVATPPPAQPRQG encoded by the coding sequence ATTAACGCCTCCTCGCCCACCCGGGTGCCGGTTTCGGCCTGCATTATCACGTTTAACGAAGCCGACCGTATCGGCGACTGCCTGGCGTCGCTGGCATTCTGCGATGAACTGGTGGTGGTGGATTCGCACTCCACCGACGCCACCGTGGCCATTGCCGAAGCAGCGGGCGCACGCGTGCTGCAGCGGCCGTTCGACGGCTTTCGCAGCCAGAAGCAGTTTGCCGTCGAACAGGCCCGCCATGACTGGGTGCTGTGCCTGGATGCCGACGAACGCGTGGATGCCACCTTGCGGGCGTCCATCGAGCAGGCGCGCGATGGCGGTTTCGCCCAGGCGGCGGGTTATCGCTTCGCCCGCCTGTCGGACTACTTTGGCCGCTTTCTGCGCCATGGCAATGCCTATCCGGACCGGGTGCTGCGATTGTTCGACCGCCGTCGTGGCGGCTGGCGCGGCAAGCGCGAGGTGCACGAGGCGGCCAGCGTGGATGGCGCCGTGGTCACCTTGGCCGGCGATCTGATCCATTACCCCTATCGCTCACTGGAACAACAGCTGCTCAAGACCCAGCGCTATGCGCGGATGATGGCCGAACACGATTTCGCACGCGGCAAGCGCGCCACCCTCGGCAAGTTGATCCTGGCGCCGGCCTGGCGTTTCTGGCGTGGCTATCTGTTACGCGGGGGCTTCCGCGATGGCTGGCATGGCCTGGTGTATGCCTATGTGCGCGCCAACTACGTGCGCCAGAAGACCATCATGCTGTGGTTGTTGCAGAACGGCCAGCCGGTGGCGACGCCGCCGCCCGCCCAACCGCGGCAGGGCTGA
- the asnB gene encoding asparagine synthase (glutamine-hydrolyzing) encodes MCGIAGAWSPSARDRADSLHALGKRMGQAIAHRGPDDAGTWVDENAGLMLSHRRLSIVDLSPEGHQPMVSADGRWVIAFNGEIYNHGELRRELLALGHVFRGHSDTEVLLAAVAQWGVRAALERGNGMLAVALWDRRQRELWLARDRVGKKPLYYGWSGDGTLLFGSELSALRVHPGLDAQVNPDALALLLRLDYIPAPYSILRGVHKLQAGTLLRLDAAQWQAGASAHDPATQQERWWDARQAQEAAIARGFDGDETQALDALDALLRDAVGLRMEADVPLGAFLSGGTDSSLVTAVMQAQSARPVRSFSIGFDNVVHDESAHAAAVARHLRTDHTELRADGQAALALVPRMAHIFDEPFADSSQLPTALLCQLARQHVTVALSGDGGDELFYGYGRYARALRNEALARRLPRRLLATLAGEPGERARLGGLAALRGELGAVDLQAVARNRISRWRRPETVIHGARRALTAYDDPAALPRNGTPADALMALDFACYLPEDILTKVDRASMAVALEARAPLLDWRVVEFAWSLPLSMKRRGDTLKHLPKQLLGRYLPESLVVRPKSGFGAPVGDWLRGPLREWAEAQLDERRLREEGHFDVATIRGLWGEFLGEQRKWHTHLWGVLMFQAWREAQLRQ; translated from the coding sequence ATGTGTGGAATTGCCGGCGCCTGGTCGCCCAGTGCGCGTGACCGCGCAGATTCATTGCACGCCCTGGGCAAGCGCATGGGCCAGGCGATCGCCCATCGCGGTCCGGACGATGCCGGTACCTGGGTGGACGAAAACGCCGGCCTGATGCTGTCGCATCGGCGCCTGTCGATTGTCGATCTCAGTCCGGAAGGCCATCAGCCGATGGTGTCGGCCGACGGCCGCTGGGTGATCGCCTTCAATGGCGAGATATACAACCATGGCGAACTGCGGCGCGAGTTGCTCGCGCTGGGCCATGTCTTCCGCGGCCACTCCGATACGGAGGTGCTGCTGGCGGCCGTGGCGCAATGGGGCGTGCGCGCGGCGCTGGAACGCGGCAACGGCATGCTGGCGGTGGCCCTGTGGGATCGCCGCCAGCGCGAGCTCTGGCTGGCGCGGGACCGGGTCGGCAAGAAGCCGCTGTATTACGGCTGGAGCGGCGATGGCACGCTGCTGTTCGGCAGCGAACTGTCCGCCCTACGCGTGCATCCGGGATTGGACGCCCAGGTCAACCCCGATGCGCTGGCCTTGCTGCTGCGCCTGGATTACATCCCTGCGCCGTATTCGATTTTGCGCGGCGTGCACAAGCTGCAGGCCGGCACCTTGCTGCGCCTGGATGCCGCGCAATGGCAGGCCGGTGCGAGCGCGCATGACCCGGCTACGCAGCAGGAACGTTGGTGGGATGCACGCCAGGCACAGGAGGCGGCGATAGCGCGTGGCTTCGACGGTGACGAAACGCAGGCGCTGGACGCGCTCGATGCGCTGTTGCGCGACGCGGTGGGCCTGCGCATGGAAGCCGACGTCCCGCTGGGCGCGTTCCTGTCCGGCGGCACCGATTCCTCGCTGGTGACGGCCGTGATGCAGGCGCAATCGGCGCGGCCGGTGCGCAGCTTCTCGATTGGCTTTGACAACGTGGTGCATGACGAGAGCGCCCATGCCGCTGCCGTGGCCCGGCACCTGCGCACCGACCATACCGAGCTGCGCGCCGATGGCCAGGCCGCCTTGGCGCTGGTGCCGCGGATGGCGCACATCTTCGACGAACCCTTTGCCGATTCCTCGCAGCTGCCCACCGCCCTGCTTTGCCAGCTGGCGCGCCAGCACGTGACCGTGGCCCTGTCCGGCGATGGCGGCGACGAGCTGTTCTACGGCTACGGCCGCTATGCGCGGGCGCTGCGCAACGAGGCGCTCGCCCGGCGCCTGCCGCGGCGGCTGTTGGCGACCCTGGCCGGTGAGCCCGGCGAGCGCGCGCGGCTGGGGGGACTGGCCGCCCTGCGTGGCGAACTGGGCGCGGTGGATCTGCAGGCGGTGGCGCGCAACCGGATCAGCCGCTGGCGGCGACCCGAGACAGTCATCCACGGCGCCCGCCGCGCACTGACCGCCTACGACGACCCGGCGGCACTGCCACGCAATGGCACGCCGGCCGACGCCCTGATGGCGCTGGACTTTGCCTGCTACCTGCCCGAGGACATCCTGACCAAGGTCGACCGCGCCAGCATGGCGGTGGCCTTGGAGGCGCGTGCGCCGCTGCTGGACTGGCGGGTGGTGGAGTTCGCCTGGTCGTTGCCGCTGTCGATGAAACGCCGCGGCGACACCCTCAAGCATCTGCCCAAACAGTTGCTCGGCCGTTACCTGCCCGAATCCCTGGTCGTGCGGCCCAAGTCCGGCTTTGGCGCGCCGGTGGGAGACTGGTTGCGCGGCCCGTTGCGGGAGTGGGCCGAAGCGCAGCTGGATGAGCGCCGTCTGCGCGAGGAAGGCCATTTCGATGTGGCCACCATCCGCGGGCTGTGGGGGGAATTTCTCGGCGAACAGCGCAAGTGGCACACCCATTTGTGGGGCGTGCTGATGTTCCAGGCATGGCGGGAAGCGCAATTACGCCAGTGA
- a CDS encoding UDP-glucuronic acid decarboxylase family protein has product MKRILVTGGAGFLGSHLCDRLIKDGQDVLCADNFFTGSKRNVAHLLNHPYFELMRHDVTFPLYVEVDRIFNLACPASPVHYQHDPVQTTKTSVHGAINMLGLAKRLDARILQASTSEVYGDPEVHPQQEGYWGRVNPIGLRSCYDEGKRCAETLFFDYFRQHELDIKVVRIFNTYGPRMHPNDGRVVSNFIVQALKGQDITIYGDGSQTRSFCYVDDLIEVIVRMMETERGFTGPINIGNPGEFTMLELAEMVLKLVGGKSRLVFQPLPSDDPRQRQPDISLARSKLGWEPKVGLEDGLKETIAYFRKLLSEDPSA; this is encoded by the coding sequence ATGAAGCGAATCCTTGTTACCGGCGGCGCCGGCTTCCTGGGCTCACATCTGTGTGACCGTCTGATCAAGGATGGCCAGGATGTGCTGTGCGCCGACAATTTTTTTACCGGCAGCAAGCGCAACGTGGCGCACCTGCTCAATCATCCCTACTTCGAGTTGATGCGTCACGACGTGACCTTTCCGCTGTACGTGGAAGTGGACCGCATCTTCAACCTGGCCTGCCCGGCGTCGCCGGTGCACTACCAGCACGACCCGGTGCAGACCACCAAGACCAGCGTGCATGGCGCCATCAACATGCTGGGGCTGGCCAAGCGTCTGGATGCGCGCATTCTGCAGGCCTCCACCAGCGAGGTCTACGGCGATCCGGAAGTGCATCCGCAGCAGGAAGGCTACTGGGGCCGGGTCAACCCGATCGGCCTGCGCAGCTGTTATGACGAAGGCAAGCGCTGCGCCGAGACCCTGTTCTTCGATTACTTCCGCCAGCACGAGCTGGACATCAAGGTGGTGCGCATCTTCAACACGTATGGCCCGCGCATGCATCCCAATGACGGCCGCGTGGTCAGCAACTTCATCGTGCAGGCGCTCAAGGGCCAGGACATCACCATCTATGGCGATGGCAGCCAGACCCGCAGCTTCTGCTACGTCGATGACCTGATCGAAGTGATCGTGCGCATGATGGAGACCGAGCGCGGCTTTACCGGCCCGATCAACATCGGCAATCCCGGCGAGTTCACCATGCTGGAACTGGCCGAGATGGTGTTGAAGCTGGTCGGCGGCAAGTCCCGACTTGTGTTCCAGCCGCTGCCCTCGGACGATCCCAGGCAGCGTCAGCCGGATATCTCGTTGGCCAGGTCCAAGCTGGGCTGGGAGCCCAAGGTCGGCCTGGAAGACGGATTGAAGGAAACCATCGCCTATTTCCGCAAGCTGTTGAGCGAAGACCCCAGCGCATGA
- a CDS encoding glycosyltransferase family 2 protein, with the protein MTGFAVVITNYNYRPYVVEAVDSALAQTHAPTQVIVVDDGSTDGSRDLLSERYGQDARVTLLFGQNGGQLVGFQRGVAQAQADVVAFLDADDRWEPRYLEQLAALYDARKDVDFVFSDLQVFGDHSEQMRFEDATGPVDLGFTAISTYLLQPWYGAPTSALSMRLRWAQDTLDLPESFGKAWRLCADACLVHGASILGARKYYLPTGCVGYRSHGKNGWYATRRDPVSLYRNRMRNHGIIRHYAQRVGMDASCVDHSKYEYRTKPSPSRQERKRYATLALRGESPWWKRYERALGIWAGHRQGRKP; encoded by the coding sequence ATGACCGGATTTGCCGTCGTCATCACCAACTACAACTATCGGCCTTACGTGGTCGAGGCGGTCGACAGTGCGCTGGCGCAGACGCATGCGCCGACACAGGTGATCGTGGTGGACGATGGGTCCACCGACGGTTCGCGCGATCTGCTCAGCGAGCGCTACGGCCAGGATGCGCGGGTCACCCTGCTGTTCGGCCAGAACGGCGGACAGCTGGTCGGCTTCCAGCGCGGCGTGGCCCAGGCCCAGGCCGATGTGGTGGCGTTCCTGGATGCCGATGATCGCTGGGAACCGCGCTATCTCGAGCAACTGGCCGCGCTCTACGACGCACGCAAGGACGTGGATTTCGTCTTCAGCGACCTGCAGGTGTTCGGCGATCACAGCGAACAGATGCGGTTCGAGGACGCGACCGGGCCCGTGGATCTGGGCTTTACCGCCATCAGCACCTACCTGCTGCAACCCTGGTACGGCGCGCCGACCTCGGCCTTGTCAATGCGGCTGCGCTGGGCGCAGGACACCCTGGATCTGCCGGAGTCATTCGGAAAAGCCTGGCGCCTGTGCGCCGACGCCTGCCTGGTGCATGGCGCCAGCATCCTGGGCGCGCGCAAGTACTACCTGCCCACCGGCTGCGTCGGCTACCGCTCGCATGGCAAGAACGGCTGGTACGCCACCCGCCGCGATCCGGTGTCGCTTTACCGCAACCGCATGCGCAACCACGGCATCATCCGCCACTACGCGCAGCGCGTGGGCATGGATGCCAGCTGCGTGGATCACAGCAAGTACGAATACCGCACCAAGCCCTCGCCGTCGCGGCAGGAGCGTAAGCGCTACGCCACCTTGGCGCTGCGTGGCGAATCGCCGTGGTGGAAGCGCTATGAGCGCGCGCTGGGCATCTGGGCCGGCCACCGCCAGGGCAGGAAACCGTAA
- a CDS encoding glycosyltransferase family 2 protein: MSGGAALHPASVSVVVTTYNWPEALEKVLQGLARQTRLPDEVIVADDGSGESTRQLLQRVARDFPVPLRHSWIPDEGFRAALSRNRGIAAASGDYLIMMDGDMVPHPRFISDHLAAARPGMFVQGMRVLTNEEGRDRLLAATRPQWSFFDAGIKRRRHTLRVPLLARVWGRLSRGSSVEAIKTCNQGWWRRDLLALNGFDERFQGWGREDKDLAVRAVHAGLQRKSLRFAGLAVHLYHHERHDGESSPNDHLLAQTLRNPTVRNSVGLDRHVEEFHRRPLVDLRSSPAAS; encoded by the coding sequence ATGAGCGGTGGCGCCGCCCTGCATCCGGCGTCGGTCAGCGTGGTCGTCACGACCTACAACTGGCCCGAGGCGCTGGAAAAGGTGCTGCAAGGACTGGCGCGGCAAACCCGCCTGCCGGACGAGGTCATCGTGGCCGACGATGGCTCCGGCGAATCCACCCGACAGCTGTTGCAGCGCGTTGCCCGCGATTTTCCGGTGCCGTTGCGACACAGCTGGATACCGGATGAGGGATTCCGCGCGGCGCTGTCGCGCAATCGCGGCATTGCCGCGGCAAGCGGCGACTATCTGATCATGATGGATGGCGACATGGTGCCGCATCCTCGCTTCATCAGTGATCATCTGGCCGCCGCGCGACCGGGCATGTTTGTGCAGGGAATGCGCGTGCTGACCAACGAAGAGGGACGCGATCGCCTGTTGGCGGCGACGCGCCCGCAGTGGAGCTTCTTCGATGCCGGCATCAAGCGGCGCCGGCACACCTTGCGCGTGCCTTTGCTGGCGCGCGTGTGGGGTCGGCTGAGTCGTGGCTCGTCGGTGGAAGCCATCAAGACCTGCAACCAGGGCTGGTGGCGGCGCGATTTGCTCGCGCTCAACGGCTTTGACGAGCGATTCCAGGGCTGGGGCCGCGAGGACAAGGATCTGGCGGTACGCGCCGTGCATGCCGGGCTGCAACGCAAATCGCTGCGCTTTGCCGGCCTGGCCGTGCATCTGTATCACCACGAACGCCATGACGGCGAATCCAGTCCCAACGATCATCTGCTGGCGCAGACGCTGCGCAATCCCACCGTACGCAACAGCGTGGGCCTGGACCGGCATGTCGAGGAGTTCCATCGCAGGCCGCTGGTGGATTTGCGCAGTTCGCCTGCCGCGTCGTGA
- a CDS encoding RICIN domain-containing protein — protein MKFDFPKGWAALLGAGLLASASAGAQSEWIDYGIINKADSHKCISLQADAQHAEGAAVSLQACATDVVDGSQAWGWIPAERKLRKGAKAYAFQNVLSKTCMGVQNASTRNKALLVSVRCDFNDPAQLWVVGAQLRAGSSLAGSTKWVNLKSRKCIDLDDDGRLMQLTCQWSAPYWPQEYIAP, from the coding sequence ATGAAATTCGACTTCCCCAAGGGCTGGGCCGCATTGCTGGGCGCGGGTCTGCTGGCATCGGCCAGTGCCGGCGCGCAATCGGAATGGATTGACTACGGCATCATCAACAAGGCCGACTCGCACAAATGCATCAGCCTGCAGGCCGATGCCCAACACGCCGAGGGCGCAGCGGTCAGTCTGCAGGCATGCGCGACGGATGTCGTGGACGGCAGCCAGGCCTGGGGCTGGATTCCGGCGGAGCGAAAGCTTCGCAAGGGCGCGAAGGCCTACGCATTTCAGAACGTGCTCAGTAAAACCTGCATGGGTGTGCAGAACGCTTCGACCAGAAACAAGGCGTTGCTGGTGAGCGTACGCTGCGATTTCAACGACCCGGCACAACTGTGGGTCGTTGGTGCGCAGCTGCGCGCCGGCAGTTCCCTCGCAGGATCCACCAAATGGGTGAATCTGAAGAGTCGCAAGTGCATCGACCTGGATGACGACGGCAGGCTGATGCAGTTGACCTGCCAATGGTCGGCTCCGTACTGGCCGCAAGAGTACATCGCGCCCTGA
- a CDS encoding ArnT family glycosyltransferase, which produces MWSREDKRQFIWFMLFALVVIGAGLGLRAPWPADEPRFVLVARQMWESGEWLFPHRGQELYADKPPLYFWMLASTYALVRNWNIAFLIPSLLTALGTLALTYDFARRAWNPRVGLWAAGAVLCALQFVYQAKRAQIDPTVVFFITLGMYGLGRHLLQGANWRWYWLGCFAAGLGVISKGVGFLPLLALIPYWLMRWRGWRGLSSPAPVGAGRWWLGAASFLLAIALWFVPMLVTALVDGDREHRAYLNELLFRQTATRYVNAWHHHAPFWYFLEVIAYFWLPFAIFIPWLIRPWRQAWRERDARVWWPLAWTLLVLLFFSASPGKRDMYILPALPALAWAAAPFLPVLAQRRGVRVALLVFAGALGGLLLGAGVLAVTSDPAFELKLEAERGLAGDAHAEALWWTLAIMGGLIVAAAARLRAARAIALTLATVLVLWLGYGLALAPLMDGENSARDVMQDARRHAGATATIGLVDWKEQQLLQAVGAVTEFGFKAPVETQWERGLTWVRAEPGQRVLMAQDATLPACVDRTHAEPLGAANRRSWWLLRAHALATCDFGTPGAR; this is translated from the coding sequence ATGTGGAGCCGAGAGGACAAGCGCCAGTTCATCTGGTTCATGCTGTTCGCGTTGGTGGTGATCGGCGCGGGACTGGGCTTGCGCGCACCCTGGCCGGCTGATGAGCCGCGCTTTGTGCTGGTGGCCAGGCAGATGTGGGAATCCGGCGAATGGTTGTTTCCCCATCGTGGCCAGGAACTGTATGCGGACAAGCCGCCGCTGTACTTCTGGATGCTGGCGTCCACCTATGCGCTGGTGCGCAATTGGAACATCGCCTTCCTGATCCCCTCGCTACTGACTGCGCTCGGCACGCTGGCGTTGACCTATGACTTTGCCCGTCGCGCCTGGAATCCGCGCGTGGGCCTGTGGGCGGCCGGCGCGGTGCTGTGCGCACTGCAGTTCGTCTACCAGGCCAAGCGCGCGCAAATCGATCCCACGGTGGTGTTCTTCATCACCCTGGGCATGTACGGCCTGGGCCGGCATCTGCTGCAGGGCGCGAACTGGCGCTGGTATTGGCTGGGCTGCTTCGCCGCCGGGCTGGGCGTGATCAGCAAGGGCGTGGGGTTTCTGCCTTTGCTTGCCTTGATCCCGTATTGGCTGATGCGTTGGCGCGGCTGGCGGGGTCTGAGCTCACCGGCGCCGGTGGGCGCGGGCCGCTGGTGGCTGGGCGCGGCGAGTTTCCTGCTGGCCATCGCGCTGTGGTTTGTGCCGATGCTGGTGACGGCGCTGGTGGATGGCGACCGGGAACATCGCGCCTACTTGAACGAACTGCTGTTTCGCCAGACCGCCACCCGCTACGTCAACGCCTGGCATCACCACGCGCCGTTCTGGTACTTCCTGGAAGTGATCGCTTACTTCTGGCTGCCGTTCGCGATCTTCATTCCCTGGTTGATCCGGCCGTGGCGGCAAGCCTGGCGCGAGCGCGACGCGCGCGTGTGGTGGCCGCTGGCATGGACGCTGCTGGTGCTGCTGTTCTTCAGTGCCAGCCCGGGCAAGCGCGACATGTACATCCTGCCCGCGCTGCCGGCGCTGGCCTGGGCGGCGGCGCCGTTCCTGCCGGTGCTGGCACAGCGTCGCGGCGTGCGGGTGGCGTTGCTGGTGTTTGCCGGCGCGCTGGGTGGTCTGTTGCTGGGGGCGGGTGTGCTTGCCGTCACCAGCGATCCCGCGTTCGAGCTCAAGCTGGAAGCAGAGCGTGGCCTGGCGGGCGATGCTCATGCCGAAGCGCTCTGGTGGACCCTTGCGATAATGGGTGGGTTGATCGTGGCGGCAGCGGCGCGGCTGCGCGCGGCACGTGCGATTGCGCTTACATTGGCCACGGTGCTGGTGCTATGGCTGGGCTACGGCCTGGCGCTCGCGCCGCTGATGGACGGCGAGAATTCCGCGCGCGATGTCATGCAGGATGCGCGCCGCCATGCCGGTGCAACCGCGACGATCGGGCTGGTGGACTGGAAAGAGCAGCAGCTGCTGCAGGCCGTGGGCGCGGTGACCGAGTTCGGCTTCAAGGCGCCGGTGGAAACCCAGTGGGAACGCGGACTGACCTGGGTGCGTGCCGAGCCGGGCCAGCGGGTGCTGATGGCGCAAGACGCCACCTTGCCCGCCTGCGTGGATCGGACGCACGCTGAACCCCTGGGCGCCGCCAACCGGCGCAGCTGGTGGCTGCTGCGCGCACATGCACTGGCAACCTGCGACTTCGGCACGCCCGGCGCGCGCTGA